The nucleotide window gaaaggttttaatattacaataGAAATAGTTTAAAGGAAAATGTATTAattataggtgctgtacactttctcaataataCGAATAATCAAGAACATAAGCAATACTACTGCTAATAAGTtgtctattgagttgcaatTACCGTGTCTAGCTTAGATAACTCATCTGTCGATTTTGATGTTTCACTCGACTAACTCtgctcgctggtagaagtgcgagcttataaacGTGAAGGTGATGGGGGTTAAAATGGTCGACATGAAAAACGGAGCGAGTCGTAGCAGGTGCAACGGAAAAAACTATGTTTAGACAATGGTAGATACACTTAGCTAAAGCTGACACGTCGAGACATGGATAAATAACGATCGGTGTTAAGGTTAAGAAGGATTTCGAATAACAACTTTTTATCACAAtagatgctggaaaacaacctgggaaccAACTAAAAGAGTGTttacacgaagttattcagagcaagtttccaaatataaaTCGacagttttatcaaaaaacaaattcataaacttcaattaataactagaaaacacttttgcaagaaatgatgtcGGTTAATGGTATACCACCACCCAGGCTGCTGCAAAGACAGGTACCCAATGATATGTCTATGCTGGTAACATGTTTTCGGTCTAGTATAGGCTACAGTGcgcaaccacaggatgcctttgtacaCAAGACCCAAGCTACtccaattgtgacgtcatctggttgtgcacttgtctACTAGACAACATGTTTTAAGCTGCTTATCGAGTTGCAACGGATTTAACTTCCGTGCTAATTTAGCCGAGTGTGCAGGCGGGTTGGATGGAAGAGAGCATTAAATCGCGATAAAGTGAAAGTCAAATATGCTTATGCGTGGGTATAGCAAAGCCTATGGTGAATGGGAAACTAAAGAGTTAAGTTCGTCTTACCTTCCTCGCATGTTTCGCCCGTCTCCCTCGCCATTGTTTGGCCAGGTAATTTTTCAACCTTCGGCGTTGCCTTCCTTCCGTAATCATTTCTTCGTCGTCGTCTTGTGAAGATTCGTCATCATGAAATCCCGAATCGTTCGCGGatgatgtgacgtcacaaacgaCTTCTTCCATCAATCTATAAGCCTTGGGAATGATGCGGAAATCTACTTTTCTTCCGCGGTAGGCGTAATCATCCTCTAATCGCGTAATCGATTCCACGCTTGATGACGCAATCAGGTTTATTTTATCGTCATGGTTCACGGCACTTTGGTCTGCGTCATATCGCCGAGCTGCAAACGACAAAAGAAAAGACTGGTGATTGGTGAAGCTTATGGTACCCTAGTTACCGTATTCTCTACTTGGAACAAGTACTGTCACCCTGAAAGTTTAGCAA belongs to Clavelina lepadiformis chromosome 6, kaClaLepa1.1, whole genome shotgun sequence and includes:
- the LOC143462291 gene encoding uncharacterized protein LOC143462291, producing the protein MPENHYDVLLDGNDTEPIGMIEAKESSCVNKKHGLWCRFKKRFGLKKKTKPRRYDADQSAVNHDDKINLIASSSVESITRLEDDYAYRGRKVDFRIIPKAYRLMEEVVCDVTSSANDSGFHDDESSQDDDEEMITEGRQRRRLKNYLAKQWRGRRAKHARKSLRQSSKGMWVYIQTNLQAQFLFLDASSLISAAQANRGGGT